CGAAACTGTACAATCGAGGACTACCAGAATCTCTTTGCCCGGGGAGAACTCTCGCCACGGGAGCTCCTTACGATTTTCTTTGCGCGCATTCGTGAGGTGGATCCCCTTCTCAACGCCTTTCTCTTTGTCAACGAGGAGAGAGCTTTTGCCCGAGCGCAAAAACTTGAGGAGGAAGGAAAGGGTAGGGATGCTCGTCCTCCTCTCTGGGGTATCCCAATGGCCATCAAGGATAACATCTGCACTTTGGGAATTCCAACCACCTGTGGGTCTCGAATACTGGAAG
This region of Candidatus Caldatribacterium sp. genomic DNA includes:
- a CDS encoding Asp-tRNA(Asn)/Glu-tRNA(Gln) amidotransferase GatCAB subunit A; this encodes MNLQEFRNCTIEDYQNLFARGELSPRELLTIFFARIREVDPLLNAFLFVNEERAFARAQKLEEEGKGRDARPPLWGIPMAIKDNICTLGIPTTCGSRILEGFIPPYNATVIERLEAAGAIVLGKTNMDEFAMGSSTENSAYGPTRNPFDLRRVPGGSSG